Proteins encoded within one genomic window of Sulfolobales archaeon:
- a CDS encoding class I SAM-dependent methyltransferase yields MSEEDWVTALSSYYSGIKVPWVPTREEFIEQALDLAQVGPGDVVYDLGCGDGRIVIAAAKRGAKAVCVELNPDLIARAMENARKHGVDHMIRFIQDDFMNVDLSDASVVYMYLLTSVNEMLKPKLAKELKKGARVISLDFVISGWKESKVLRVSSPARSGVYYLYIIGYSDR; encoded by the coding sequence ATGAGTGAAGAGGATTGGGTGACGGCATTGTCCTCCTACTATAGTGGTATCAAGGTTCCCTGGGTTCCTACAAGAGAGGAATTCATAGAACAGGCTCTAGATCTTGCCCAGGTTGGTCCAGGCGATGTAGTATATGATCTAGGTTGCGGAGATGGTAGAATAGTCATAGCTGCTGCGAAGAGAGGTGCTAAGGCTGTATGTGTAGAGCTTAATCCAGATCTGATTGCAAGAGCTATGGAGAATGCTAGAAAGCATGGTGTTGATCATATGATCAGATTCATTCAAGATGATTTCATGAATGTAGATCTATCAGACGCATCTGTTGTCTATATGTATCTTCTTACAAGTGTTAATGAAATGTTGAAGCCTAAACTAGCCAAAGAACTGAAGAAAGGTGCTAGGGTTATCAGTCTCGACTTTGTAATATCAGGTTGGAAAGAATCTAAAGTTCTTAGAGTATCATCGCCAGCTAGATCTGGGGTCTACTACTTATATATAATAGGTTATAGTGATAGATAG
- a CDS encoding Gfo/Idh/MocA family oxidoreductase, whose product MSIRVGLIGAGYWGRNIARASIDSKILHLDRVYDIDYGRALELARMYGVKAYRDLERFIEEGDLDAILIAVPADQLYPVALKVIERKKNLFIEKPVGVNLREVRDLRIKCENYGLVAVPGFISRFDPVVRYFRELIKERGSPTYISIQRSGRRAERYIRTHILLDLGVHDIDILFFLLEKDIDVINAEITKINNDLAYTAYMKYEGGFAVLHSDPLPLMKIRKLIINFDDRSFYEGDLVTSEVREVFREGISKYNKIIAEEEPLIAELKAFAERVLGRDSEAPTLRDAERVHEIVERILRIGSK is encoded by the coding sequence TTGAGTATAAGAGTAGGATTGATCGGAGCAGGATATTGGGGCAGGAATATTGCAAGAGCAAGTATAGATTCCAAGATACTACATCTTGATAGAGTCTATGATATAGACTATGGGAGGGCTTTAGAACTAGCTCGTATGTACGGTGTGAAAGCATATAGAGATCTAGAGAGATTTATAGAGGAAGGAGACCTAGATGCTATTCTAATTGCTGTGCCAGCAGATCAACTTTATCCAGTAGCTTTGAAAGTTATCGAGAGAAAAAAGAATCTTTTTATCGAAAAACCTGTTGGAGTAAACCTGAGAGAGGTTAGAGATCTAAGAATTAAATGCGAGAATTATGGATTAGTAGCTGTACCGGGATTCATCTCTAGATTTGATCCTGTAGTGAGATATTTCAGAGAACTTATCAAGGAGAGAGGTTCTCCAACTTATATAAGTATACAAAGATCTGGGAGAAGAGCTGAGAGGTATATAAGAACACATATACTACTGGATCTAGGAGTTCACGATATAGATATACTCTTCTTCTTGCTCGAGAAAGATATAGATGTTATTAATGCAGAGATAACAAAGATCAATAATGATCTAGCGTATACAGCGTACATGAAGTATGAAGGAGGGTTTGCAGTACTTCACTCAGATCCTCTGCCTCTCATGAAGATTAGAAAGCTTATTATTAATTTTGATGATAGAAGCTTTTACGAAGGAGATCTGGTTACATCTGAGGTCAGAGAGGTCTTCAGAGAGGGAATTTCAAAATATAACAAGATTATAGCAGAGGAAGAACCCTTAATAGCTGAGCTGAAAGCATTCGCAGAAAGAGTTTTAGGAAGAGATTCCGAGGCTCCGACTCTGCGAGATGCTGAAAGAGTTCATGAGATTGTTGAAAGAATATTAAGAATAGGTAGTAAATAG
- a CDS encoding V-type ATP synthase subunit D translates to MAVDPRQTLPTKINLITLRRSLSIINRVRKILEDKREVLLLNIRVSIERYTELRKKVFNELSLLYEQYFLTMAETGFMTLNSIGESTPKSFSLVVGERVAFGIRLPIIEVEEKSIPETYPSFLFATPNIDLLSKKLRSMIIDLVKLSELEASINRLIQELRNTQKLINSLDYYIIPTYQSIIKKIRLALEERSREEFIRLKIMKSKMLTRSGR, encoded by the coding sequence ATGGCTGTAGACCCTAGACAAACACTTCCTACGAAGATAAATCTAATCACTTTAAGACGAAGTCTTTCTATAATTAACAGAGTGAGAAAGATCCTTGAGGATAAGAGAGAAGTTCTACTTCTCAATATAAGAGTTTCCATAGAGAGATATACAGAACTTAGGAAGAAGGTTTTCAACGAACTCTCATTACTCTATGAGCAGTACTTCCTAACCATGGCTGAAACAGGATTCATGACCTTAAATTCTATCGGAGAGAGTACTCCAAAGAGCTTCAGCTTGGTGGTGGGGGAGAGAGTAGCATTTGGTATAAGACTTCCTATAATTGAGGTTGAGGAGAAGAGTATTCCAGAGACTTATCCTAGTTTTCTTTTTGCAACCCCTAATATAGATCTTCTCTCTAAAAAACTTAGAAGCATGATCATAGATCTAGTGAAATTAAGTGAGCTGGAGGCATCTATAAATAGATTGATCCAAGAGCTTAGAAACACACAGAAACTTATAAATTCTCTAGATTACTATATAATCCCAACATATCAGAGTATAATAAAGAAGATCAGACTAGCATTAGAAGAAAGATCTCGAGAAGAATTTATAAGGCTTAAGATTATGAAATCAAAAATGCTTACAAGGAGTGGGAGATAA
- a CDS encoding SDR family oxidoreductase — MGSLRVLLTGATGFLGSHLLLEGIRRGHKIIAVVRSFKSLDKLDPEKRRSIEDLKDKVCYVEQDLIRDKNVSRLIENAYNCFKGIDAVINSAAMWDDTNPRIITYERWIEVLTLNLIIPYQIAIEASKYMRDGVIVNISCLSSLRGHKIYDPLKPSPAYIASKTALNAVTRYLAEILAEKDIIVVGVAPSWIEKPEIERYRRELERKLPLKRAAKPEEVSKVVYYLIEEKNPYLSGAIIEIPGAL; from the coding sequence TTGGGCTCTCTACGAGTGCTTTTAACAGGAGCCACAGGATTTCTAGGTTCTCATCTCTTATTAGAAGGCATTAGAAGAGGTCATAAAATTATTGCAGTAGTTAGATCTTTTAAATCTCTAGATAAACTAGATCCTGAGAAAAGAAGATCTATCGAAGATTTGAAAGATAAGGTATGTTATGTAGAACAAGATCTGATTAGAGATAAAAATGTGAGTAGGCTTATTGAGAACGCATACAATTGTTTTAAAGGTATTGATGCTGTGATAAATAGTGCTGCTATGTGGGATGACACGAATCCTCGTATTATAACCTATGAGAGATGGATTGAAGTGTTAACTCTCAATCTTATAATACCATATCAAATAGCTATCGAAGCTTCAAAGTATATGAGAGATGGTGTTATAGTTAACATATCATGCCTCTCATCTTTGAGAGGTCATAAAATATATGATCCTTTGAAACCTTCACCAGCTTATATAGCCTCGAAAACCGCTTTAAACGCTGTAACTAGATACCTCGCAGAAATACTTGCCGAGAAAGATATTATAGTAGTCGGAGTGGCACCTTCATGGATCGAGAAGCCTGAGATAGAGAGATATAGAAGAGAGTTAGAGAGAAAACTGCCTTTGAAACGAGCTGCTAAACCTGAGGAGGTTTCTAAGGTAGTTTACTATCTTATCGAGGAGAAGAACCCATATCTCTCCGGAGCTATCATAGAGATACCTGGAGCTCTCTAG
- a CDS encoding 30S ribosomal protein S3ae, translated as MPAPRVSGREKWKYKKWFTVLSPSILGEIPVATIPADDSSKILNRSIEVTLYDLTGDVSQLHMRFILKIIGVEDSTARTAFREVYLSRDYLRSLTKRKSSKISLIANLETKDGSKLRISAVAFTTYTCKTSQKKLIRRNMYNVISEISKQSTLDEIIKDVISGKIQSQLFEVAKKIYPVRKVEIAKIKILS; from the coding sequence ATGCCTGCGCCACGTGTATCTGGTCGTGAAAAGTGGAAGTATAAGAAGTGGTTCACAGTATTATCACCATCTATACTCGGCGAGATACCTGTAGCAACAATACCTGCCGATGATTCTTCGAAGATTTTAAATAGAAGTATCGAGGTCACATTATACGATCTAACAGGCGATGTGTCACAGCTTCACATGAGATTTATTTTGAAAATCATAGGAGTAGAAGATAGCACCGCCAGAACCGCTTTTAGAGAAGTCTACCTCTCTAGAGATTATCTGAGAAGTCTTACAAAGAGGAAAAGTAGTAAGATCTCTCTCATAGCAAATCTTGAGACAAAAGACGGTTCTAAGCTGAGAATTTCTGCGGTGGCTTTCACAACATATACGTGCAAAACATCTCAGAAGAAACTTATTAGAAGAAATATGTATAATGTGATTTCAGAGATCTCTAAGCAGTCAACTCTTGATGAAATTATTAAAGACGTGATCTCAGGAAAGATTCAGTCTCAACTATTCGAAGTAGCTAAAAAAATATATCCTGTTAGAAAAGTTGAAATAGCTAAAATAAAGATTCTTTCTTGA
- a CDS encoding V-type ATP synthase subunit B has translation MTHVLREYETIREIRGPLLIVEKTTDVAYDELVSIELPNGEKRSGRVLEVGLGYAVIQVFEGTMGISPRGTRVRFLGKTMEMPVSEEMLGRIFDGLGRPIDGGPEIIAEDRRDVNGEPLNPSARAYPEDFIQTGVSAIDGMNTLVRGQKLPIFSGGGLPHNTLAAQIARQATVRREGEEFAVVFAAIGVKYDEALFFRRFFEETGAIKKTAMFINLANEPAMIRLITPRVALTLAEYLAFERDMHVLVILNDMSNYCESLREISSAREEVPGRQGYPGYMYSDLASIYERAGRVHGKKGSITQMPILTMPADDITHPIPDLTGYITEGQIVLDRGLYNRGIYPPINVLMSLSRLMKEGIGPGKTREDHSEVKDQLYAAYARAQELRSLVVIVGEESLSETDRRYLRFAEAFERRFLSQGFYENRSIEETLDIAWDVLSILPESELTNIKESNIKKYHPKYRTNTFSS, from the coding sequence ATGACACATGTGCTGAGAGAATATGAGACTATAAGAGAGATAAGAGGACCCCTACTAATAGTAGAGAAAACAACAGATGTAGCATACGATGAGTTAGTCTCTATAGAGCTGCCTAATGGCGAGAAACGCAGTGGAAGAGTTCTAGAAGTTGGTTTAGGATACGCCGTTATCCAGGTTTTCGAAGGTACTATGGGGATCAGTCCTAGAGGTACTAGAGTTAGATTTCTAGGAAAAACAATGGAGATGCCTGTCTCTGAAGAAATGCTTGGAAGAATCTTCGATGGATTAGGCAGACCTATTGATGGAGGTCCTGAGATTATAGCTGAGGATAGAAGAGATGTAAACGGTGAACCTTTAAATCCATCTGCGAGAGCTTATCCAGAAGACTTCATACAAACAGGAGTATCAGCAATAGACGGTATGAATACGTTGGTGAGAGGTCAGAAGCTTCCTATATTTAGTGGAGGAGGGCTTCCTCATAACACTCTAGCAGCACAGATAGCTAGACAGGCTACTGTGAGAAGAGAGGGAGAAGAATTCGCAGTAGTATTCGCTGCTATAGGTGTTAAATATGATGAAGCTCTCTTCTTTAGGAGGTTCTTCGAAGAGACAGGCGCCATTAAGAAGACTGCTATGTTTATCAATCTAGCCAATGAGCCTGCGATGATAAGACTTATAACGCCTAGAGTAGCTCTCACGCTGGCTGAGTATCTAGCCTTCGAAAGAGATATGCACGTGCTAGTCATATTAAATGATATGAGCAACTATTGTGAATCTCTTCGAGAGATAAGCTCTGCGAGAGAGGAGGTTCCAGGTAGGCAAGGCTACCCAGGTTATATGTACTCAGATCTTGCATCTATATATGAGAGAGCTGGAAGAGTTCACGGTAAGAAAGGATCTATAACTCAGATGCCTATACTTACAATGCCTGCCGACGACATCACACACCCCATCCCAGATCTTACAGGTTATATAACTGAAGGTCAGATCGTGCTTGATAGAGGACTTTACAACAGAGGTATATACCCGCCTATAAATGTTCTCATGAGTCTATCAAGACTTATGAAAGAAGGTATAGGTCCTGGGAAGACTAGAGAAGATCATTCGGAAGTTAAGGATCAACTATATGCAGCTTATGCAAGAGCTCAGGAGCTGAGAAGTCTTGTTGTTATAGTTGGCGAGGAGAGCTTGAGCGAGACTGATAGAAGGTATCTAAGATTTGCAGAAGCTTTCGAAAGAAGATTTCTCTCACAAGGTTTCTACGAGAATAGAAGTATTGAGGAAACTCTAGACATAGCATGGGATGTTCTCTCTATACTTCCTGAATCTGAGCTCACTAATATTAAAGAAAGCAATATAAAGAAGTATCATCCTAAGTATAGAACCAACACTTTTTCGAGTTGA
- the proS gene encoding proline--tRNA ligase has translation MEKPPTKYGDHFSEWFDWVLDAAEVYDYGRYPIKGMGVWRPYGFKIRELVLKLLRDLLNSTGHEEVLFPLLITEDMMKKESEHIRGFEDQVYWVTHGGMEPLDVKLALRPTSEIPITYMESLWYHSYRDLPKKLYQIVSMFRYETKATRPMIRLREVTTFKEAHTLHESFEDADRQVAEAIEIYKRFFDELGIPYVISKRPEWDKFAGAIYTIAFDTLMPDGRALQIGTVHHLGQTFTRVFEVRIHLRDGSMDYGWQTSYGVSDRVVASLIAIHGDERGLILPPDFAPIQVIIIPIPSTSSESETDLVWNHAKSIEEELRENGIRALADLDRESKPFEKFYKYEIKGVPVRIEIGPREIKSETVTILRRDLMKRETIRRDEILKRIREVFGEMKEEMKRRSWSEFRSRVRRANNMEDVEKILKEDGGIIEVPWCGSNSCGHKLSETWHGVDLLGTPLEEVDVGDLKCIICGRPARTIARLARKY, from the coding sequence ATAGAGAAGCCTCCTACAAAGTATGGAGATCACTTTAGTGAGTGGTTTGACTGGGTTCTAGATGCGGCTGAGGTGTATGATTATGGAAGATATCCTATAAAGGGGATGGGTGTTTGGAGGCCTTATGGTTTTAAGATCAGAGAATTAGTATTGAAGCTTCTCAGAGATCTTCTTAACTCAACAGGACATGAGGAGGTTCTTTTCCCTCTACTGATCACAGAAGATATGATGAAGAAAGAGAGCGAGCATATAAGAGGATTCGAAGACCAAGTCTACTGGGTTACCCATGGAGGTATGGAGCCTCTTGATGTAAAACTAGCTTTAAGACCTACTAGTGAGATTCCTATAACATATATGGAGTCTCTATGGTATCATAGCTATAGAGATCTTCCTAAGAAACTCTATCAAATAGTCAGTATGTTCAGATACGAGACCAAAGCTACAAGACCTATGATCAGATTAAGGGAGGTGACAACATTTAAAGAAGCTCATACACTTCATGAGAGTTTTGAAGATGCTGATAGACAGGTTGCAGAGGCTATAGAGATCTATAAAAGATTTTTTGATGAGCTAGGCATACCCTATGTGATCTCTAAGAGACCTGAATGGGATAAGTTTGCCGGAGCTATATATACGATAGCATTCGACACTTTAATGCCTGATGGAAGAGCTCTCCAGATAGGCACGGTACATCATCTAGGCCAGACATTCACTAGAGTTTTCGAGGTCAGGATACATCTCAGGGATGGCTCTATGGACTATGGATGGCAGACTAGTTATGGTGTCTCAGATAGAGTTGTAGCATCTCTGATAGCAATCCACGGAGATGAGAGAGGTCTCATACTACCTCCTGATTTCGCACCTATACAGGTTATAATAATACCCATACCCTCAACCTCTAGCGAGAGTGAGACGGATCTGGTATGGAATCATGCGAAATCAATCGAGGAAGAGCTTAGAGAGAACGGTATAAGAGCTTTGGCAGATCTTGATAGAGAGAGTAAACCTTTTGAGAAGTTCTATAAATACGAGATAAAAGGCGTTCCCGTGAGAATAGAGATCGGGCCTAGAGAGATTAAAAGTGAAACCGTCACAATACTCAGAAGAGATCTTATGAAGCGTGAGACTATTAGAAGAGATGAGATCCTGAAAAGAATTAGAGAAGTCTTCGGAGAAATGAAGGAAGAGATGAAAAGGAGATCTTGGAGTGAGTTTAGGTCTAGAGTGAGAAGAGCAAATAATATGGAGGATGTCGAAAAGATCTTGAAGGAAGATGGAGGAATCATAGAGGTTCCTTGGTGCGGCTCCAATTCTTGCGGTCATAAACTCTCTGAAACATGGCATGGCGTAGATCTTCTCGGAACTCCTTTGGAAGAAGTTGATGTAGGAGATCTTAAGTGTATTATATGCGGTAGGCCTGCGAGAACTATAGCTAGGCTGGCTAGAAAGTATTAG
- a CDS encoding V-type ATP synthase subunit K (produces ATP from ADP in the presence of a proton gradient across the membrane; the K subunit is a nonenzymatic component which binds the dimeric form by interacting with the G and E subunits): MALKAQTRMQFDAVTASLIFAALIIVFIGIIISSLMISGGGVAFQAAAPSGIDRLGKFIGAGLAIGLAAIGAGLAIGIAGASGFSAMAEKPELFGRVFLIIVLAEGLGIYGLIVSILLILLGG, encoded by the coding sequence TTGGCTTTAAAAGCTCAGACTAGAATGCAGTTTGATGCTGTGACGGCAAGCCTAATATTCGCAGCACTCATAATAGTATTCATAGGCATAATAATATCCTCACTCATGATCTCAGGAGGAGGAGTAGCATTTCAAGCAGCAGCACCCTCAGGAATAGATAGATTAGGTAAGTTCATTGGAGCAGGACTTGCAATAGGATTAGCTGCTATTGGAGCAGGACTTGCAATAGGAATCGCTGGCGCTTCTGGTTTCTCGGCAATGGCTGAAAAGCCGGAGCTGTTTGGAAGGGTATTTCTTATAATAGTTCTAGCAGAGGGACTAGGAATTTATGGGCTTATAGTATCTATCCTACTAATACTCTTAGGAGGCTAG
- a CDS encoding rhomboid family intramembrane serine protease, with translation MMIPGEVRIPRRKHAYITYLLIAVNTVIYMITSYKSYFITADTRIIWDYGFIPGYLSSLDGWIRILTSMFLHANILHIFFNMYFLFIFGRDVENFLGPFRYLLLYMISGFVASMTHTSMIPVEGMENLGIPAIGASGAISGVLGAFLLLYPGARLVLCIPIIVFPLCGVTSSSFFIIFWFILQIVSAYLQAGSVAFFAHVGGFLAGMMMLYLLGRDLAEKNLTLLPERIDFDYVRFSVDKGYGLIRRGLGRFSRSIMIIMIIVVISGLLYSAYDSTKDYAVYAISVKASLTVSGGTYESEAIVIIVRKNASPSYVIAPIADDIIRVLFNRLYSAGYIVNNSLADFNGSIQLQNQRVVIEGLKAPPVFLDLYMPLASYDSSGVIVYGYGNATTELLSCTAGGFCTIGGVWKYNYFDLRRIGVEGVRELFTIPILISLIVSLTVLIILLKRYDLKISLM, from the coding sequence ATGATGATACCAGGAGAAGTTCGGATACCGCGGAGAAAACATGCTTATATCACATATCTTCTCATAGCAGTTAATACAGTAATATACATGATCACATCATACAAAAGCTACTTCATTACAGCGGATACCAGAATTATATGGGATTACGGCTTTATCCCGGGATATCTGAGCTCTTTGGATGGATGGATCAGGATTCTCACGTCAATGTTTCTTCATGCAAATATCCTTCATATATTCTTTAACATGTATTTCCTCTTCATATTTGGAAGAGATGTAGAGAATTTCCTAGGACCTTTTAGATATCTATTGCTCTACATGATCTCGGGATTCGTGGCCTCAATGACTCACACTTCTATGATTCCTGTCGAAGGTATGGAAAACCTAGGAATACCAGCGATCGGAGCTTCGGGAGCTATCAGCGGAGTTCTAGGAGCATTCTTACTTTTATATCCCGGAGCTAGACTAGTGCTATGCATACCTATTATAGTATTCCCTCTATGTGGTGTCACGTCGTCATCCTTCTTTATAATATTCTGGTTTATTCTCCAAATAGTCTCAGCATATCTTCAAGCAGGTTCTGTAGCTTTCTTCGCTCATGTAGGAGGATTTCTAGCAGGTATGATGATGTTATATCTCTTAGGAAGAGATCTTGCTGAGAAGAACTTGACTTTACTTCCAGAAAGGATAGACTTTGACTACGTGAGATTCTCCGTAGATAAGGGGTATGGACTTATTAGAAGAGGTCTGGGGAGATTCTCGAGATCTATAATGATTATAATGATTATAGTGGTGATCAGCGGTCTTCTATATTCTGCATACGATTCAACAAAGGATTATGCTGTATACGCTATAAGCGTTAAAGCATCTCTAACAGTATCTGGAGGTACTTACGAGTCTGAGGCAATAGTGATTATAGTAAGGAAGAATGCATCTCCAAGCTATGTGATAGCACCGATAGCTGATGACATAATTAGAGTTTTATTCAACAGACTCTACTCGGCAGGATACATAGTTAATAACTCGCTCGCTGATTTCAATGGCTCTATACAGCTTCAAAACCAGAGAGTAGTAATAGAAGGTTTAAAAGCACCTCCAGTATTTCTAGATCTATACATGCCTCTAGCATCCTATGATAGTAGCGGTGTTATAGTATATGGTTATGGAAATGCTACAACAGAGCTTCTCAGCTGCACAGCCGGCGGTTTTTGTACGATAGGTGGTGTATGGAAATATAATTATTTTGATCTAAGAAGAATAGGTGTAGAAGGAGTTAGAGAGCTTTTCACCATACCCATACTTATATCACTTATAGTTTCATTGACGGTGTTGATAATACTTCTAAAGAGGTATGATTTAAAAATCTCTCTCATGTGA